One Fundulus heteroclitus isolate FHET01 chromosome 11, MU-UCD_Fhet_4.1, whole genome shotgun sequence DNA segment encodes these proteins:
- the zcchc10 gene encoding zinc finger CCHC domain-containing protein 10: MATPMHRIIARRQAEANKQHVRCQKCLEMGHWTYECTGKRKYLHRPSRTVELKKKLKENENKPLSITGPGGESSSEKKSKKKAKDSSDDSSNDSDDSSSDSSSDSSDSSSSSSEDSDSSSSSSSSSSSSSSDSSDSGSSSDSDEGPPKKRKKKK, translated from the exons ATGGCGACTCCCATGCACAGGATAATTGCGAGAAGACAAGC GGAGGCAAACAAGCAACATGTGCGATGCCAGAAGTGCTTGGAGATGGGCCACTGGACGTATGAGTGCACAGGAAAGCGGAAATATTTGCACAGGCCATCAAGAACCGTTGAGCTGAAgaaaaagctgaaggaaaatgaaaacaaaccgCTCAGCATCACAGG ACCAGGAGGAGAAAGCTCCagtgaaaagaaaagtaaaaagaa GGCAAAAGACTCGAGCGACGACAGCAGCAACGACTCCGACGACTCGTCCAGTGACTCATCGTCAGACAGCAGCgactcctccagctcctcttcaGAGGACAGCGAcagctcttcctcctcctcctcctcttcctcctcctcatcctcagaCAGCTCAGACTCGGGAAGCAGCAGCGATTCAGACGAAGGGCCTccgaagaagaggaaaaagaagaaatga
- the hspa4a gene encoding heat shock 70 kDa protein 4a — protein MSVVGFDLGFQSCYVAVARAGGIETVANEYSDRCTPSFISFGPRNRLIGAAAKSQVVTNCKNTVQGFKRFHGRAFSDPIVQAAKSNLVYDLAQMPSGATGIKVMYMEEERVFSVEQITGMLLTKLKETAESALKKPVVDCVISVPSYFTDPERRSVMDAAQIAGLNCLRLMNETTAVSLAYGIYKQDLPAAEEKPRIVVFVDLGHSGYQVSVCAFNKGKLKILATAFDSDLGGKDFDDILVNHFCEEFAKKYKLDVRSKPRALVRLYQECEKLKKLMSANSSDLPLNIECLMNDVDVASKLNRGQFEEMCAGLLAKVEGPLRSVMEQTKLKKEEIYAVEIVGGATRIPSIKERISKFFGKELSTTLNADEAVARGCALQCAILSPAFKVREFSITDVVPYSISLKWNSAVEEGLSDCEVFPKNHAAPFSKVLTFYRKEPFTLEAYYNNPKELKYPKATIGQFLIQNVVPQASGESAKIKVKVRVNVHGVFSVSSASLVELIKETDGEEPMETDQTAKDDETKMQLDQEEQKPHAGDNDDKKTEAEEMETSPEEVKEEKKNDLPPQAKKAKVKTKTVDLPIEGKLQWQLPAEELNTFVENEGKMIMQDKLEKERNDAKNNVEEYVYEMRDKLHGALEKFVNEADRDAFSLKLEDTETWLYEDGEDQQKQVYIDKLAELKKFGQPIQNRYLEAEERPKAFEELGRQIQMYMKIIEAYKAKDEQYDHLDELEVTRVDKQVNEAMAWMNTKMNQQNSQDLTVDPVVKVGEIKSKTKELYASCNQAITKAKPKVEPPKEEKTTENGPVNGQADPEIQPGNPNKTKPTGTQQETAENKLPEMDID, from the exons ATGTCAGTAGTGGGATTTGACTTGGGCTTTCAGAGCTGCTATGTAGCTGTAGCCCGAGCTGGAGGAATCGAGACAGTCGCCAACGAATACAGCGACAGATGCACGCC gTCATTTATATCTTTTGGTCCGAGAAATCGATTAATTGGAGCGGCAGCAAAGAGCCAG GTGGTGACCAACTGTAAGAACACAGTGCAAGGCTTCAAGCGCTTCCATGGCAGAGCGTTCTCAGACCCAATTGTTCAGGCAGCCAAGTCAAACCTGGTGTATGACCTGGCCCAGATGCCCTCAGGAGCCACCGGTATAAAG GTGATGTACATGGAGGAAGAGCGAGTATTCAGCGTGGAGCAGATAACCGGCATGCTACTGACCAAACTGAAGGAGACCGCGGAAAGCGCCCTGAAGAAGCCGGTTGTTGACTGCGTCATCTCT GTACCGAGCTACTTCACCGATCCAGAGAGGAGGTCTGTCATGGATGCAGCTCAGATCGCCGGCCTTAACTGTCTGCGGCTGATGAACGAGACCACTGCAG tgtCTCTGGCATATGGAATCTATAAGCAGGATCTTCCAGCTGCAGAGGAGAAGCCCAGGATAGTGGTGTTTGTGGACCTGGGCCACTCTGGCTACCAGGTGTCCGTTTGTGCCTTTAACAAAGGAAAGCTCAAG ATTCTGGCTACAGCGTTTGATTCAGACCTCGGTGGGAAGGACTTCGACGACATCCTGGTGAACCACTTCTGTGAGGAGTTCGCAAAGAAGTACAAGCTGGACGTCCGGTCCAAGCCTCGAGCTTTGGTGCGCCTCTACCAGGAGTGTGagaagctgaagaagctgaTGAGTGCCAACTCCTCCGACCTGCCCCTCAACATCGAATGCTTAATGAACGACGTTGACGTTGCCAGTAAACTGAACAG AGGTCAGTTTGAAGAGATGTGTGCTGGGCTGCTGGCCAAAGTGGAGGGTCCCCTGCGCAGCGTCATGGAACAGACCA AgttgaaaaaggaagaaatctATGCAGTGGAGATTGTGGGCGGCGCCACCAGGATACCGTCCATCAAAGAGCGGATCAGCAAATTCTTCGGCAAAGAGCTGAGCACCACGCTAAACGCAGACGAGGCGGTGGCCAGGGGCTGCGCTCTGCAG TGTGCCATTTTGTCGCCTGCTTTCAAAGTGAGGGAGTTCTCCATCACGGATGTCGTCCCGTACTCCATCTCCCTAAAGTGGAATTCAGCTGTGGAGGAGGGACTGAG cgaCTGTGAGGTTTTCCCAAAGAACCATGCAGCTCCCTTCTCCAAAGTCCTGACCTTCTACCGGAAAGAGCCCTTCACGTTGGAAGCCTATTACAATAATCCCAAGGAGCTAAAATACCCTAAAGCCACTATAG GTCAGTTTCTGATCCAGAACGTGGTTCCTCAGGCTTCAGGCGAGAGCGCCAAGATCAAAGTGAAGGTGCGCGTCAACGTTCACGGTGTGTTCAGCGTCTCCAGCGCGTCTCTGGTGGAGCTCATAAAAGAGACAGACGGAGAGGAACCGATGGAGACGGACCAAACGGCGAAGGACGACGAG ACCAAAATGCAACTGGACCAGGAAGAGCAGAaaccccatgctggagacaaCGATGACAAGAAAACGGAGGCGGAGGAGATGGAG ACATCGCCGGAGGAGgtgaaggaggagaagaagaacgATCTGCCTCCTCAGGCCAAGAAGGCCAAAGTCAAAACGAAGACTGTGGATCTGCCCATAGAGGGCAAACTGCAGTGGCAGCTGCCCGCTGAAGAACTCAATACGTTCGTGGAGAATGAG GGGAAGATGATCATGCAGGACAAGCTGGAGAAGGAAAGAAACGACGCGAAAAACAACGTGGAAGAATACGTGTACGAAATGAGGGACAAACTGCACGGAGCACTGGAGAAGTTTGTGAACGAAGCT GATCGTGACGCGTTCTCATTAAAACTGGAGGACACAGAAACCTGGTTGTATGAAGACGGAGAGGACCAGCAGAAGCAAGTTTACATCGACAAACTTGCTGAGCTGAAG AAATTTGGTCAGCCCATTCAAAATAGATACCTGGAAGCCGAGGAGAGACCAAAAGCCTTTGAGGAGCTGGGCAGACAGATACAGATGTACATGAAGATCATTGAAGCCTACAAGGCAAAG GACGAGCAGTATGACCACCTCGATGAGCTGGAGGTGACTCGGGTGGACAAGCAGGTCAACGAGGCCATGGCTTGGATGAATACCAAGATGAACCAGCAGAACAGTCAGGACCTCACTGTGGACCCTGTGGTCAAAGTTGGAGAAATTAAGTCCAAAACAAAG GAGCTTTATGCATCCTGCAATCAAGCGATAACTAAAGCCAAGCCCAAGGTGGAGCCTCCTAAGGAGGAGAAGACGACGGAGAACGGGCCAGTCAATGGACAGGCTGACCCAGAAATCCAGCCTGGCaacccaaataaaacaaaacccacAGGCACGCAACAGGAAACGGCAGAAAACAAGCTTCCTGAAATGGACATTGACTAA
- the rnf14 gene encoding E3 ubiquitin-protein ligase RNF14, with protein sequence MSEDKEAQENELLALASIYDEEVFRRAESAQGGEIQLCLELPPDFKLLAKGEKTAEYHVCFLPPLVLNFELPADYPSMSPPVFSLSSKWMTKAQLSSLCQRLDELWEENQGYEILFMWIQFLKEETVDFLSIQSPLELSRSSSKGAGDRRKVDPAAKAGTQSVNQSEKPEEKKPELNRAISEQHLSPTSQSDPRAVVLMDPHSDPLPQLLDFDEAQRQRAFDGKVFCCGICFSDKLGSSCLCFKGCQHVYCKACMTEYFQIQIRDGNVQCLNCPEPECTSLATPSQVKQLVDDELFARYDRLLLQSTLDLMADVVYCPRQFCGTAVMVEPDTTMGICSGCQYAFCTLCKLGYHGVSHCKITADDLRNLRDEYLSATSEGKKFMEQRFGKRVVQKAVEESFSRDWLKENCKCCPRCGTNIQKVDGCNKMTCTSCKQYFCWLCLGALSKVNPYSHFNNPHSPCYNQLFHGVDVDEDEFWSDEED encoded by the exons ATGTCTGAGGATAAGGAAGCCCAGGAGAATGAACTGCTTGCTCTTGCAAGTATCTACGACGAAGAGGTGTTCCGCCGTGCGGAGTCTGCTCAGGGAGGAGAGATCCAGCTGTGTCTGGAGCTCCCTCCCGATTTCAAGCTGCTAGCGAAAG GAGAGAAGACCGCTGAATATCATGTCTGCTTTTTGCCTCCTCTGGTGCTCAACTTCGAGCTTCCTGCAGACTACCCCTCCATGTCCCCACCGGTCTTTTCACTCAGCTCCAAGTGGATGACCAAAGCTCAG CTCAGCTCTCTCTGCCAGCGCCTGGATGAGTTGTGGGAAGAAAATCAGGGTTATGAGATCCTCTTCATGTGGATCCAGTTCCTCAAAGAGGAGACTGTGGACTTTCTGAGCATCCAGTCTCCTCTTGAACTCAGCAGAAGCAGCAGTAAGGGTGCTGGTGACCGACGGAAAGTGGATCCTGCAGCCAAAG CTGGGACACAGAGCGTGAATCAATCTGAAAAGCCAGAGGAGAAGAAACCAGAGCTGAACAGAGCGATCTCTGAGCAGCACCTTTCACCGACGTCTCAGTCGGACCCGCGCGCCGTGGTTTTGATGGACCCGCACTCCGACCCCCTCCCTCAGCTGCTGGACTTTGACGAGGCGCAGCGGCAGAGGGCGTTCGACGGCAAGGTCTTCTGCTGTGGGATCTGCTTCTCCGATAAACTGGGCTCTAGCTGTCTCTGCTTCAAGGGGTGCCAACACGTTTACTGCAAGGCGTGCATGACGGAGTACTTTCAAATCCAAATCCGGGATGGGAACGTCCAGTGCCTTAACTGCCCAGAACCTGAATGTACCTCATTAGCCACTCCGTCACAG GTGAAACAGCTGGTGGACGACGAGCTGTTTGCCCGATACGACCGTCTGCTCCTGCAGTCGACTTTGGACCTCATGGCCGACGTGGTCTACTGTCCCCGTCAGTTCTGTGGCACGGCTGTCATGGTGGAGCCGGACACGACCATGGGCATTTGCTCAGGTTGTCAGTATGCTTTCTGCACGCTGTGCAAGCTGGGCTATCACGGCGTCTCCCATTGTAAAATAACTGCAG ATGATCTGCGTAACCTAAGAGACGAGTACCTGTCGGCCACCTCTGAGGGCAAGAAGTTCATGGAGCAACGCTTTGGGAAGAGGGTGGTCCAAAAAGCAGTGGAGGAATCCTTCAGCAGGGACTGGCTCAAAGAGAACTGCAAATGCTGCCCTCGCTGTGGCACCAATATTCAG AAAGTGGACGGCTGCAACAAGATGACGTGCACTTCTTGCAAGCAGTACTTCTGCTGGCTGTGCCTCGGTGCCCTCAGCAAAGTGAACCCATACAGTCACTTTAACAACCCACATTCACCCTGCTATAACCA ACTCTTCCACGGCGTCGACGTGGACGAGGACGAGTTCTGGAGCGACGAGGAGGACTGA